A window of the Oncorhynchus mykiss isolate Arlee chromosome 15, USDA_OmykA_1.1, whole genome shotgun sequence genome harbors these coding sequences:
- the LOC110489645 gene encoding uncharacterized protein LOC110489645 isoform X2, which produces MAGGRRASFSGVLTVALLATILLPEFLSAGPVVQMLKGDGDATEETAVAMASPRRLVRNRRNISWYKQHSDFWSWYKYFTDNGNTEAVQELDKVYLAYLQNKNRAEGRRSYKAYLGHLGDIYKACANSEDPNCVASATNRPKPEPKTPPKPVPAPVKACDPYRDPYCLYAALARAKSQPPPSPAPVKAPAPLYARSPVAIKDPHSGYYYYSPAVQSFLSKEQKSELLRICSAEDVECLQFHLRAAFGHKPSAGPLPSYAHLGCDPKDPACKPQLVQKGPSGLFLRYPNCDPRDPRCAYAASLQAPRAPAPYAPAGPGSCNPLFEDGCNPLTATKFATAPEKFKEEHKDDPAAMSAAAPAPEQSSDPFTMYRDAYANANRQANAPSAPASDPYAMYRQVIANAQANDPNGMYKQANANANTNDPFAMFREAATSMHRRTHPSPQGQAPVPPPRYEEAPQEDRHPLGPRGKTKDGYECYIGYDQECYPITRTEPRSGAHRNTAYPAEPYEPHLNADGSRNGVLEPSDPDCDPEYDTNCRLRRYQTQEELLPYANAQAEHHGGPKAEPSQDHSYNQGEPERDSEAESEPYQSGQEETYGTYPPPSQGLSYGSYPSPQRGMPSFQDMLRGYGDQYPEQDDHRAYAADYSKK; this is translated from the exons atggctggtgggaggagagcATCGTTCTCTGGTGTGCTCACTGTTGCTCTGCTAGCCACCATACTGCTGCCtg aATTCCTGTCGGCAGGGCCGGTGGTTCAGATGCTCAAAGGAGATG GGGATGCCACTGAGGAGACAGCGGTTGCCATGGCGTCACCAAGGAGGCTTGTCCGTAACCGTAGAAACATCAGCTGGTACAAGCAACACTCAGACTTCTGGAGCTGGTACAAATACTTCACGGACAATGGAAACACGGAGGCA GTCCAGGAGCTGGACAAGGTCTACCTGGCCTACCTCCAGAATAAGAACCGAGCTGAGGGCCGTCGCTCCTACAAGGCCTACCTGGGTCACCTAGGAGACATCTACAAGGCCTGCGCCAACTCAGAGGACCCAAACTGTGTGGCCTCTGCAACCAACCGGCCCAAACCTGAACCCAAGACCCCTCCCAAGCCCGTCCCCGCCCCTGTCAAGGCCTGTGACCCCTACAG GGACCCGTATTGTCTCTATGCCGCTCTGGCACGAGCCAAGAGCCAGCCCCCACCTTCCCCCGCCCCGGTCAAGGCCCCAGCCCCCCTGTATGCACGCTCCCCTGTGGCCATTAAAGACCCTCACTCtgggtactactactactccccTGCCGTGCAGTCCTTCCTCTCCAAG GAGCAGAAGTCGGAGCTGCTGCGTATCTGTTCAGCGGAGGACGTGGAGTGTCTTCAGTTCCACCTGAGAGCTGCTTTCGGCCACAAACCCTCCGCTGGGCCCCTGCCCTCCTACGCCCACCTGGGCTGTGACCCGAAAGACCCCGCTTGTAAACCCCAGCTGGTCCAGAAAGGCCCCTCCGGCCTCTTCCTCCGTTACCCCAACTGTGACCCCAGAGACCCTCGCTGCGCCTACGCTGCATCACTACAG GCACCCCGTGCCCCCGCCCCCTACGCCCCGGCGGGTCCTGGTTCCTGCAACCCTCTGTTTGAGGACGGCTGTAACCCTCTCACCGCCACAAAGTTTGCCACGGCACCGGAGAAGTTCAAGGAGGAACACAAAGACGATCCTGCCGCAATGAGCGCCGCGGCCCCAGCCCCTGAGCAAAGCAGTGACCCATTCACTATGTACAGGGATGCTTATGCTAATGCTAACCGCCAAGCCAATGCTCCCAGCGCTCCAGCTAGCGACCCATATGCCATGTACCGCCAAGTTATTGCTAACGCTCAAGCTAACGACCCAAACGGCATGTACAAACaagctaatgctaacgctaatacTAACGACCCCTTTGCAATGTTTCGTGAAGCCGCAACCTCCATGCACAGACGTACCCACCCCTCCCCCCAGGGGCAGGCCCCTGTTCCACCTCCCCGCTATGAGGAAGCCCCCCAGGAGGATCGCCACCCGTTGGGCCCCCGAGGAAAGACCAAGGACGGCTACGAATGCTACATTGGCTATGACCAGGAGTGCTACCCAATAACCCGCACAGAGCCGCGTTCCGGTGCCCACCGTAACACCGCCTACCCCGCTGAGCCCTACGAGCCACATCTCAACGCTGATGGATCACGGAACGGAGTCCTGGAGCCTTCCGACCCCGACTGTGACCCAGAGTATGACACCAACTGCCGCCTGCGCCGTTACCAAACCCAGGAGGAGCTGCTGCCATACGCCAACGCCCAGGCTGAACACCATGGGGGGCCAAAGGCAGAGCCCAGCCAGGACCACAGTTACAACcagggagagccagagagagacagcgaggcaGAGTCAGAGCCATACCAGAGTGGCCAGGAGGAGACCTACGGGACTTATCCCCCTCCCTCGCAGGGGCTGTCGTATGGGTCCTACCCCTCACCCCAGCGGGGAATGCCCAGCTTCCAAGACATGCTGAGAGGATACGGAGACCAGTACCCTGAACAGGACGACCACAGAGCATACGCTGCTGACTACAGCAAAAAataa
- the LOC110489645 gene encoding uncharacterized protein LOC110489645 isoform X1, with the protein MAGGRRASFSGVLTVALLATILLPEFLSAGPVVQMLKGDVGDATEETAVAMASPRRLVRNRRNISWYKQHSDFWSWYKYFTDNGNTEAVQELDKVYLAYLQNKNRAEGRRSYKAYLGHLGDIYKACANSEDPNCVASATNRPKPEPKTPPKPVPAPVKACDPYRDPYCLYAALARAKSQPPPSPAPVKAPAPLYARSPVAIKDPHSGYYYYSPAVQSFLSKEQKSELLRICSAEDVECLQFHLRAAFGHKPSAGPLPSYAHLGCDPKDPACKPQLVQKGPSGLFLRYPNCDPRDPRCAYAASLQAPRAPAPYAPAGPGSCNPLFEDGCNPLTATKFATAPEKFKEEHKDDPAAMSAAAPAPEQSSDPFTMYRDAYANANRQANAPSAPASDPYAMYRQVIANAQANDPNGMYKQANANANTNDPFAMFREAATSMHRRTHPSPQGQAPVPPPRYEEAPQEDRHPLGPRGKTKDGYECYIGYDQECYPITRTEPRSGAHRNTAYPAEPYEPHLNADGSRNGVLEPSDPDCDPEYDTNCRLRRYQTQEELLPYANAQAEHHGGPKAEPSQDHSYNQGEPERDSEAESEPYQSGQEETYGTYPPPSQGLSYGSYPSPQRGMPSFQDMLRGYGDQYPEQDDHRAYAADYSKK; encoded by the exons atggctggtgggaggagagcATCGTTCTCTGGTGTGCTCACTGTTGCTCTGCTAGCCACCATACTGCTGCCtg aATTCCTGTCGGCAGGGCCGGTGGTTCAGATGCTCAAAGGAGATG TAGGGGATGCCACTGAGGAGACAGCGGTTGCCATGGCGTCACCAAGGAGGCTTGTCCGTAACCGTAGAAACATCAGCTGGTACAAGCAACACTCAGACTTCTGGAGCTGGTACAAATACTTCACGGACAATGGAAACACGGAGGCA GTCCAGGAGCTGGACAAGGTCTACCTGGCCTACCTCCAGAATAAGAACCGAGCTGAGGGCCGTCGCTCCTACAAGGCCTACCTGGGTCACCTAGGAGACATCTACAAGGCCTGCGCCAACTCAGAGGACCCAAACTGTGTGGCCTCTGCAACCAACCGGCCCAAACCTGAACCCAAGACCCCTCCCAAGCCCGTCCCCGCCCCTGTCAAGGCCTGTGACCCCTACAG GGACCCGTATTGTCTCTATGCCGCTCTGGCACGAGCCAAGAGCCAGCCCCCACCTTCCCCCGCCCCGGTCAAGGCCCCAGCCCCCCTGTATGCACGCTCCCCTGTGGCCATTAAAGACCCTCACTCtgggtactactactactccccTGCCGTGCAGTCCTTCCTCTCCAAG GAGCAGAAGTCGGAGCTGCTGCGTATCTGTTCAGCGGAGGACGTGGAGTGTCTTCAGTTCCACCTGAGAGCTGCTTTCGGCCACAAACCCTCCGCTGGGCCCCTGCCCTCCTACGCCCACCTGGGCTGTGACCCGAAAGACCCCGCTTGTAAACCCCAGCTGGTCCAGAAAGGCCCCTCCGGCCTCTTCCTCCGTTACCCCAACTGTGACCCCAGAGACCCTCGCTGCGCCTACGCTGCATCACTACAG GCACCCCGTGCCCCCGCCCCCTACGCCCCGGCGGGTCCTGGTTCCTGCAACCCTCTGTTTGAGGACGGCTGTAACCCTCTCACCGCCACAAAGTTTGCCACGGCACCGGAGAAGTTCAAGGAGGAACACAAAGACGATCCTGCCGCAATGAGCGCCGCGGCCCCAGCCCCTGAGCAAAGCAGTGACCCATTCACTATGTACAGGGATGCTTATGCTAATGCTAACCGCCAAGCCAATGCTCCCAGCGCTCCAGCTAGCGACCCATATGCCATGTACCGCCAAGTTATTGCTAACGCTCAAGCTAACGACCCAAACGGCATGTACAAACaagctaatgctaacgctaatacTAACGACCCCTTTGCAATGTTTCGTGAAGCCGCAACCTCCATGCACAGACGTACCCACCCCTCCCCCCAGGGGCAGGCCCCTGTTCCACCTCCCCGCTATGAGGAAGCCCCCCAGGAGGATCGCCACCCGTTGGGCCCCCGAGGAAAGACCAAGGACGGCTACGAATGCTACATTGGCTATGACCAGGAGTGCTACCCAATAACCCGCACAGAGCCGCGTTCCGGTGCCCACCGTAACACCGCCTACCCCGCTGAGCCCTACGAGCCACATCTCAACGCTGATGGATCACGGAACGGAGTCCTGGAGCCTTCCGACCCCGACTGTGACCCAGAGTATGACACCAACTGCCGCCTGCGCCGTTACCAAACCCAGGAGGAGCTGCTGCCATACGCCAACGCCCAGGCTGAACACCATGGGGGGCCAAAGGCAGAGCCCAGCCAGGACCACAGTTACAACcagggagagccagagagagacagcgaggcaGAGTCAGAGCCATACCAGAGTGGCCAGGAGGAGACCTACGGGACTTATCCCCCTCCCTCGCAGGGGCTGTCGTATGGGTCCTACCCCTCACCCCAGCGGGGAATGCCCAGCTTCCAAGACATGCTGAGAGGATACGGAGACCAGTACCCTGAACAGGACGACCACAGAGCATACGCTGCTGACTACAGCAAAAAataa
- the LOC110490924 gene encoding pinopsin-like, protein MIVSNVSLSCGVSCPWGVSDGKTVVTQGGGSGSLSPTGHLVVAVCLGFIGTFGFLNNLLVLTLFCRYHTLRSPINVLLLSVCVSDLLVCVLGTPFSFAAATQGRWLIGRAGCVWYGFINSCLGIVSLISLAVLSYERCCTMLCRMQADGTDFGTAVAGVCFSWVCALAWTLPPLLGWSSYGPEGPGTTCSVDWRTQTPNNISYIVCLFTFCLLLPFSVIMYSYGKLLSAIKQVSNVSTAVTRRREQRVLVMVVTMVTCYLLCWLPYGVAALLSTFGPRNLLTPEVTIVPSLLAKTSTVINPVIYIYMNRQFYRCFKALLRCSTPDRSSSLKASSPATKTLGTVRNGNGHGVPVVLASVGPPTPTDSANSSLVVADNLPPSPPKIPPPVQTTPPLQITPPVQTTPPLQIPPPVQTTPTATPKPRLTLVAHYNG, encoded by the exons ATGATAGTGTCTAACGTTAGTCTGAGCTGCGGCGTGAGCTGCCCATGGGGAGTCAGTGACGGTAAGACGGTGGTCACGCAGGGAGGAGGCTCAGGTTCTCTGAGTCCTACGGGACATCTCGTGGTGGCAGTGTGTCTGGGGTTCATAGGTACATTCGGTTTCCTCAACAACCTCCTGGTGTTAACGTTATTCTGCCGGTACCATACGCTGCGCTCGCCCATCAACGTCCtgctgttgagtgtgtgtgtttcggaCCTGCTGGTCTGCGTGCTCGGGACACCGTTCAGCTTCGCTGCTGCTACGCAGGGCAGGTGGCTGATCGGTAGGGCGGGATGCGTCTGGTATGGCTTCATCAACTCCTGTTTGG GTATCGTGTCTCTGATCTCCCTGGCAGTGCTGTCCTATGAGCGTTGCTGTACCATGCTGTGTCGGATGCAGGCGGATGGTACTGACTTCGGTACAGCGGTGGCCGGAGTGTGTTTCTCCTGGGTATGCGCCCTGGCCTGGACACTGCCCCCGCTGCTGGGCTGGAGCAGCTATGGCCCTGAGGGACCAG GAACCACCTGTTCAGTGGACTGGAGGACCCAGACACCCAACAACATCTCCTACATCGTCTGTCTGTTCACCTTCTGTCTGTTACTGCCTTTCTCTGTCATAATGTACAGCTACGGCAAGCTGCTCAGCGCTATCAAACAG GTGAGCAATGTGAGCACGGCGGTAACCCGTCGTCGTGAGCAACGTGTGCTGGTGATGGTGGTAACCATGGTAACGTGTTACCTGTTGTGTTGGCTGCCGTACGGTGTAGCGGCCCTGCTGTCGACCTTTGGCCCTCGCAACCTTTTGACCCCTGAGGTCACCATAGTCCCCTCTCTGCTGGCCAAGACATCTACAGTCATCAACCCTGTTATATACATCTATATgaacagacag ttctacaGGTGTTTCAAGGCTTTGCTAAGATGTTCTACTCCTGACCGAAGCTCCAGTTTGAAGGCGTCGTCACCGGCGACCAAAACTCTCGGGACCGTTCGCAATGGAAACGGACACGGCGTGCCGGTTGTTTTGGCGTCAGTAGGCCCTCCCACTCCGACTGACTCTGCCAACAGTTCCTTAGTGGTAGCGGATAACCTGCCACCGTCACCTCCCAAAATCCCTCCCCCGGTCCAAACCACGCCCCCTCTCCAAATCACTCCCCCGGTCCAAACCACGCCCCCTCTCCAAATCCCTCCCCCGGTCCAAACCACGCCCACTGCCACTCCCAAACCAAGACTGACCCTCGTAGCTCACTACAATGGATAA